A stretch of Ipomoea triloba cultivar NCNSP0323 chromosome 13, ASM357664v1 DNA encodes these proteins:
- the LOC116002818 gene encoding AP-2 complex subunit mu: MPVAASAIYFLNLRGDVLINRLYRDDVGGNMVDAFRTHIMQTKELGTCPVRQIGGCSFLYMRISNVYIVIVVSTNANVACAFKFVVEAVALFKSYFGGAFDEDAIRNNFVLIYELLDEIMDFGYPQNLSPEILKLYITQEGVRSPFSSKPVDRPVPNATLQVTGAVGWRREGLVYKKNEVFLDIVESVNLLMSSKGSVLRCDVTGKVLMKCFLSGMPDLKLGLNDKIGLEKESQLKSRPTKSGKTIELDDVTFHQCVNLTRFNSEKTVSFVPPDGEFELMKYRITEGVNLPFRVLPTIKELGRTRMEVNVKVKSVFGAKMFALGVVIKIPVPKQTAKTNFQVTSGRAKYNPAIDCLVWKIRKFPGQTEPTLSAEVELISTMTEKKSWTRPPIQMEFQVPMFTASGLRVRFLKVWEKSGYNTVEWVRYITKAGSYEIRC, encoded by the exons ATGCCCGTGGCAGCTTCTGCTATATACTTCTTAAATCTCCGGGGCGACGTCCTCATTAACCGCCTCTACCGCGATGACGTCGG GGGAAATATGGTAGATGCCTTCCGTACACATATAATGCAGACTAAAGAACTGGGGACATGTCCCGTGAGACAGATAGGAGGCTGCTCTTTCTTGTATATGAGAATTAGTAATGTCTATATAGTGATTGTTGTCAGCACCAACGCTAATGTTGCTTGTGCTTTCAAGTTTGTTGTTGAG GCAGTTGCCTTGTTCAAATCATATTTCGGTGGAGCTTTTGATGAAGATGCCATTCgcaataattttgttttaatttatgaacTATTGGATG AAATTATGGACTTTGGTTACCCCCAAAATCTTTCGCCTGAAATTTTGAAGCTCTACATTACTCAAGAAGGTGTGCGCTCCCCATTTTCGTCAAAA CCTGTTGATAGACCAGTTCCTAATGCAACATTACAAGTCACTGGTGCTGTTGGCTGGCGGAGGGAGGGCCTTGTATACAAGAAGAATGAG GTTTTTCTGGATATTGTGGAAAGTGTCAATCTTCTCATGTCCTCTAAAG GTAGTGTTTTACGTTGTGATGTTACTGGAAAAGTCCTCATGAAGTGTTTCCTTTCCGGGATGCCTGATCTGAAGTTGGGCTTAAATGATAAAATTGGCCTTGAGAAAGAGTCGCAGCTCAAATCTCGCCCAACTAAGAG TGGAAAAACTATTGAGCTTGATGATGTCACTTTCCATCAGTGTGTAAATTTGACAAGATTCAACTCAGAGAAGACTGTCAGCTTTGTTCCCCCAGATGGTGAATTTGAACTGATGAA GTATCGTATTACTGAAGGTGTAAATCTTCCTTTCCGTGTTTTGCCAACTATAAAGGAATTAGGTCGGACACGCATGGAAGTGAATGTAAAG GTTAAGAGTGTCTTCGGTGCTAAAATGTTCGCACTCGGTGTAGTGATTAAAATTCCAGTACCAAAGCAAACGGCAAAAACAAATTTTCAGGTGACATCAGGAAGAGCAAAGTATAATCCTGCTATTGACTGTTTGGTTTGGAA GATTCGAAAATTTCCTGGACAAACTGAGCCAACATTGAGTGCTGAAGTAGAGTTGATTTCAACAATGACAGAGAAGAAATCATGGACTCGGCCACCAATTCAGATGGAATTTCAG GTTCCCATGTTTACAGCATCTGGATTACGTGTTCGTTTTCTCAAG GTGTGGGAGAAGAGTGGCTATAACACAGTTGAATGGGTTCGTTACATTACCAAAGCTGGTTCCTATGAGATTAGGTGTTAG